A single region of the Anoplolepis gracilipes chromosome 1, ASM4749672v1, whole genome shotgun sequence genome encodes:
- the LOC140667602 gene encoding uncharacterized protein: protein MNFSEISWIFFLIVAFETVSLSSLLIGDHVCSRVENYTVTSYETYTEPVVVNTFTWCLQIPPRCPKTRTELRQRYRIKTEEKSKTVKECCVGYKMLMTHDDTHDTDARCLPFCEKCLAGVCIAPNECQCNPGYHGNDCAHGCPIGTWGLYCMEVCNCGINGICDPINGACQCSPGLQGPHCQEHCAIGQWGPDCANNCTCQNRDNNCDAVTGKCTKDDVSLVETSPAYYVRSSTTERVQTPRISNMEYTELVSMPRETTERQTEDINDSWNNTNYIPETTSPATASIAIPPQKATTNETRTKNLSTTARPVIVLVSVPERRRDVEKDRQKFATKDTFLRHVQNDRSIDVPNIDYVKTIHKDNISRDDIQTSTPIPLDIALIVVAAIVSLGLTSLAVVMVLHMRSKLFETVRLGIYDDEKTKSQERESVNNGRLSTVVNASLPPPPIRVNPIFATTEPETILTVDGIESLNTYANGAATIGLRISGNLRDLLQDGHYDRPSATLIRLQTNFDHNTEHLYDEIPLQTTALSNRKDV, encoded by the exons ATGAATTTCTCGGAGATTTCGTGGATCTTCTTTCTGATCGTGGCCTTTGAAACGGTGTCTCTTTCCAGCTTGTTGATCGGAGATCACGTGTGTTCAAGAGTAGAAAA TTACACAGTTACGTCGTACGAGACTTACACCGAGCCAGTTGTGGTCAACACGTTCACTTGGTGTTTACAAATTCCCCCAAGATGCCCCAAGACGCGGACCGAGCTACGACAACGCTATCGTATAAAG ACGGAGGAGAAATCGAAAACTGTAAAAGAATGCTGCGTAGGATACAAAATGCTGATGACTCACGACGATACACACGATACGGATGCGAGATGTCTACCGTTCTGCGAAAAATGTCTGGCGGGTGTATGCATCGCGCCAAACGAATGTCAATGCAATCCTGGATATCACGGAAATGATTGCGCCCATG GGTGCCCGATAGGAACCTGGGGTCTGTATTGTATGGAAGTGTGCAATTGCGGTATAAATGGCATCTGCGATCCTATAAATGGCGCTTGTCAATGTTCCCCAGGATTGCAAGGACCACA cTGCCAAGAGCATTGTGCCATCGGCCAATGGGGTCCAGATTGTGCAAACAACTGCACATGTCAAAATCGAGACAATAACTGCGATGCCGTAACCGGAAAATGCACAAAGGATGACGTCTCTTTAGTCGAAACATCACCCGCTTATTATGTGCGGAGCTCTACCACTGAACGCGTACAAACACCCAGAATTAGCAACATGGAGTATACAGAACTTGTCTCGATGCCGCGTGAGACTACCGAACGCCAGACAGAAG ATATCAATGACAGTTGGAATAATACGAATTACATTCCGGAAACAACGAGTCCGGCAACTGCTTCGATCGCGATCCCTCCTCAGAAAGCAACAACAAACGAGACAAGAACAAAAAATCTTTCGACTACTGCTCGTCCTGTAATTGTACTAGTCTCTGTTCCTGAACGCAGAAGGGACGTCGAAAAAGATAGGCAAAAGTTTGCAACAAAGGACACGTTTCTCAGACACGTGCAAAATGACAGAAGCATCGACGTGCCAAATATCGATTATGTAAAAACTAttcataaagataatatttcgagag ACGACATTCAGACATCTACGCCGATTCCATTGGACATCGCTCTAATTGTCGTGGCTGCGATTGTCTCCCTCGGTTTGACTTCGCTCGCGGTGGTTATGGTCCTTCATATGCGTTCCAAACTATTCGAGACCGTTCGTCTTGGCATCTATGACGACGAGAAAACCAAGAGCCAAGAACGCGAAAGCGTGAACAACGGAAGATTGTCCACAGTGGTGAACGCTAGCCTGCCTC CACCTCCGATTCGTGTGAATCCGATATTTGCCACTACGGAACCGGAAACGATATTGACTGTCGACGGCATCGAGTCCTTGAATACTTATGCTAATGGTGCCGCTACAATCGGTCTGCGAATTTCCGGTAACCTTCGTG ATCTGTTACAAGACGGCCATTACGATCGACCATCAGCAACTCTGATACGTCTACAAACAAACTTTGATCATAATACGGAGCATTTATATGATGAAATACCTTTACAAACTACCGCGCTATCCAATCGCAAGGATGTGTGA
- the LOC140671046 gene encoding uncharacterized protein, with protein MQRLLICLVVLTCLCVSTWATNGIKGRPRYPTSGNYHGSTNSSQNGLCYKTVPYSHVLALNSSASPYNTIPQPVGGQSHNGGWITILDCCDGYERNVTNGLCEPHCDRGCFGGRCTGPNTCSCQPGWRPEDGVCMPVCIYQCQENAYCFSPEVCMCKLGYDEVNGQCKPICPDGCRNGECVAPRVCQCRPGYVLNERKECVAACEGGCTHGTCNAPGVCTCHEGYANPHGDRESCIPHCPGNCDGGECIAPNICRCKPGFTHDRTGGCVPDCPGGCDGGECIAPNVCTCRSGYTRDRYSGQCVPSSPGSSQCGYGYTVDPDTGRCIPAPTSATPPSPSGDCRCGPHGTCDRNYRCICQPGYVIAPGTGRCFPQTSSSNATSSQCRYGCGSNARCVGPNVCVCDPGFRIDPDTGRCIQYEGDGTDVSVCQHSCLNGQCTGPNQCTCNQGYTHDPRDVTRSRCIPVCVGGCPNGVCTLPNFCICNPGYRKESGVKGRQRCVPQE; from the exons ATGCAAAGATTGTTGATCTGCTTGGTCGTTCTTACGTGCCTCTGTGTCAGCACTTGGGCCACGAACGGTATAAAGGGTCGACCGCGTTATCCTACAAGCGGAAACTATCACGGTAGCACCAACTCCTCGCAAAATGGTCTTTGCTATAAAACGGTGCC ATACAGTCATGTTTTGGCTTTGAATTCTAGTGCATCGCCTTATAATACCATCCCTCAACCAGTAGGAGGACAATCT CATAATGGTGGTTGGATTACTATTTTGGATTGTTGCGACGGCTACGAGCGCAATGTAACGAACGGTTTATGCGAACCGCATTGCGATCGCGGTTGTTTCGGTGGCCGCTGCACAGGACCGAATACTTGCAGCTGTCAGCCGGGATGGCGTCCCGAGGATGGGGTTTGCATGCCTGTCTGTATATACCAGTGTCAAGAGAACGCCTATTGTTTCTCTCCGGAAGTGTGCATGTGCAAATTAGGCTACGATGAGGTAAATGGTCAGTGTAAACCAATCTGCCCTGACGGATGCAGAAACGGCGAATGCGTGGCGCCGCGAGTCTGTCAATGCAGACCAGGATATGTTCTGAATGAGCGTAAAGAGTGCGTAGCCGCTTGCGAGGGAGGCTGCACACACGGCACGTGTAACGCGCCGGGTGTATGCACCTGTCACGAAgg atacGCCAATCCTCATGGCGACCGTGAGTCCTGCATCCCTCACTGCCCAGGCAACTGCGACGGTGGCGAATGTATCGCACCAAACATTTGCAGATGCAAACCCGGGTTTACACATGATCGTACCGGCGGTTGCGTGCCGGACTGTCCGGGTGGCTGCGACGGCGGCGAATGTATCGCGCCCAACGTTTGTACATGCAGATCCGGATACACGCGGGATCGTTACAGCGGCCAATGCGTCCCGAGTAGCCCTGGCTCATCGCAGTGTGGATACGGTTACACTGTCGATCCTGATACTGGTAGATGCATCCCTGCACCGACATCCGCCACTCCCCCATCGCCTTCTGGCGACTGTAGATGCGGTCCACACGGCACCTGCGATAGGAACTATCGATGCATCTGCCAACCAGGATACGTGATCGCTCCCGGTACCGGTAGATGCTTTCCTCAGACATCCTCTTCCAACGCGACCAGTTCCCAATGCAGATACGGTTGCGGTTCGAACGCACGGTGCGTCGGCCCGAACGTTTGCGTCTGCGATCCGGGATTCCGCATCGATCCTGATACGGGTAGATGCATCCAATATGAGGGAGATGGTACGGATGTGAGCGTGTGTCAGCATTCGTGCTTGAACGGCCAATGCACGGGACCGAATCAATGCACCTGCAATCAGGGATACACTCACGACCCACGTGATGTCACACGTTCAAGATGCATACCGGTATGCGTAGGCGGATGCCCGAACGGTGTATGTACTTTGCCGAATTTCTGCATTTGTAATCCTGGATATCGAAAAGAAAGCGGTGTCAAGGGTCGACAAAGATGTGTTCCGCAAGAGTAA
- the LOC140672752 gene encoding uncharacterized protein, translating to MVITRIDEFFLYLIVRRTLVGSLFCCDGYKRNVTNNICTPVCTYKCPENAYCFLPEVCACKLGYEAVNNQCKPICLDGCINGECMAPGVCQCKPGTRLDYDNKCVGACEEGCVYSTCKAHVCTCHDYKSNYTSDIPTLTITSSPAYFIAQAACSGECPALNICKCRSGVARNRFGKCVSLTDPPQCQYGCGPNGRCIADELCECDLGFTNDPLTNRCILDDGTDAPVSVCQHPCLNGYCTRPNQCICNQGYTQDIDDPTTCVPVCEGGCANGVCILPNVCICNFGYREENGRKVCVP from the exons ATGGTAATTACAAGGAtagatgaattttttttatatctcattgTCCGTAGAACGCTAGTTGGGTCACTATTCTGTTGCGATGGCTACAAGCGAAATGTGACAAATAACATTTGTACGCCCGTCTGCACGTATAAATGCCCAGAGAATGCCTACTGTTTCTTACCAGAAGTGTGCGCGTGCAAATTAGGCTACGAGGCGGTAAACAACCAGTGTAAGCCAATTTGCCTTGATGGATGCATTAACGGCGAATGCATGGCGCCAGGCGTTTGCCAATGCAAGCCAGGAACCAGGCTGGATTATGACAACAAATGTGTAGGCGCTTGTGAAGAAGGCTGTGTATACAGTACATGCAAGGCACATGTATGCACCTGTCACGA TTATAAGAGTAATTATACATctg ACATTCCAACACTTACAATAACCTCGAGTCCTGCATACTTCATTGCCCAAGCCGCCTGCAGCGGCGAATGCCCCGCATTGAACATTTGTAAATGCAGGTCCGGCGTTGCACGCAACAGATTCGGTAAATGCGTTTCCCTGACAGATCCTCCGCAATGTCAATACGGTTGCGGCCCGAATGGACGGTGCATCGCAGATGAATTGTGCGAGTGCGATCTAGGATTCACTAACGATCCTTTGACGAATAGGTGCATCTTAGATGACGGGACTGATGCACCTGTGAGTGTTTGCCAGCATCCGTGCTTGAACGGCTATTGTACCAGGCCGAATCAATGCATCTGCAATCAAGGATACACTCAGGACATTGATGACCCTACAACATGCGTGCCGGTATGCGAAGGCGGATGCGCGAATGGCGTATGTATCCTACCGAATGTCTGTATTTGTAATTTCGGGTATCGGGAAGAAAACGGTCGAAAGGTATGTGTTCCGTAA